Sequence from the Christiangramia fulva genome:
CCTACCTATCACGGGGCTTTTTCGCACTGGTATTTAGGAAATACTGCTCAAACCCGTCCTTTTAGCACCTATGACGATGGGGGAGATCTTGTGGAAACAGCATTTTTAATGGAAGGTCTTTTGATCAACCGTCAGTTTTTTGACGGTTCCGGCGAAAACGAAACCAGTATAAGGAACCGAATTACCGCCTTATGGGAAAATGTGGAATGGGACTGGTACACTAATGGCGATAATGTGCTTTATTGGCACTGGTCCCCGGTTTATGATTTCCAAATACACATGGAAATTAAAGGCTGGAATGAAGCTTTGATGGTGTATGTTCTCGCCGCTTCATCACCCACTCATCCCATCTCTAAAGAGGTTTATGAACAAGGCTGGGCTTCAAATGGAAATATTGTCACCAGCAGAAGTTATTATGGAATCAACCTGCCTCTAGGCCCTCCTTATGGCGGCCCATTATTTTTTAGTCATTATTCCTTTATAGGTCTTGATCCGCGTAATTTGCAGGATCAGTACGCCAATTACTGGGATCAAAACACTTCTCACACTCTCATTAATTATAATTATTGTGTGGAGAATCCTAAAAATTATGAAGGTTACGGACAAGACTCCTGGGGGCTTACCGCTTCCGATAGTTATGAAGGCTACGCGGCTCATAGCCCTACAAATGATCTTGGAGTGATCACTCCAACTGCTGCGTTGTCTTCTTTTCCGTACACTCCGGAAAAATCAATGGCCGCATTGCGCCATTTTTATGAAGATCTTGGAAATAAATTATGGGGTGATTATGGTTTTTATGATGCTTTTTCTGAAGAACATAATTGGGTTTCTGATGGATATTTGGGAATAGATCAGGGTCCCATAATCGCAATGATCGAAAATTACCGAACTCAATTATTATGGAACCTGTTTATGGCTGATGAAGATGTGCAAAATGGATTGGATAAACTGGGGTTCACTTACTAACCAAAAAATCTACGAATGCTCAAAAAATCAATTTTTTCTCTTGCTATTTTAAGTTTGCTCATGTCTTCCTGCAAAGACGGGAAAAAAGATGCTGATAATTCCAAAGCTGATAATAGTGAAGTAAATGATTCTATACAAATCTCTGATGAGGCTTTGCTGGACACGGTTCAAAAGCAAACCCTTAAATATTTCTGGGATTATGCTGAACCTAACAGCGGGATGGCCAGGGAACGATTTCATCCCGATGGAAATTATCCTAATAACGACTCAAATATTGTTACCACGGGTGGAACCGGCTTTGGACTTATGGGAATCATAGCGGGCGTTGATCGTGGTTTTATAGACAGGGACTCAGCAATTGCAAGGTTCAATAAGATAGCCGATTTTCTCGAAAAAACGCCAAGGTACCATGGAGCATGGCCTCACTGGATCAACGGAGAGACAGCGAAGACGCGGTCATTTGGTTCAGAAAACTCTAAGGATAATGGCGGGGATATTGTTGAAACTTCCTTTCTTGCCGAAGGCCTTTTAGTCGTAAGGGAGTATTTTAAAAATGGCAATGAAAAAGAACAAAACCTGGCAAAAAGATATGATGAACTTTGGCAGGGAATCGAATGGGATTGGTACACCAATGGTAAAAACGGTATTTTCTGGCACTGGTCTCCCGATTATAAATTCGAGAAGAATTTTAAATTGGAAGGCTATAATGAGGGTCTTATTACCTATGTGCTGGCGGCATCTTCCCCAAATCATGCCATTGATCCTGAAGTATATCATCAAGGCTGGGCAAGAGGCGGTAACATTACCACCGATACGACCGCTTATGGTATTCCGCTAATTCTGAAACACAATACCCAAGGTAATAAAGGCGGTCCTCTTTTCTGGTCACATTATTCATATATGGGACTTAATCCCCATGGACTTTCTGATAAATATGCCAATTACTGGGACCTGAATGTGAATCATGCTAATATCAACTATAAATATACTCAAGAGAATCCGAAGAATTTTGATACCTATTCTGATGAATCCTGGGGCTTAACGGCCAGCTACACAAAAAATAAAGATGGTAGCATAGGTTATGCCGCACATTCGCCAGATGATGATCGGGGTGTGGTTTCACCTACCGCTGCCGTAAGTTCCATTCCGTATACCCCCGAAAAATCGATGCGCGCCATCCGGTATTTCTATACCGATCTTCATGATCTTCTTTGGGGGCCTGCCGGATTTTATGATGCCTATAGCCTTGAAAATGGCGAAAAATGGGTTGCTCCCTGGTACCTGGCGATCGACCAGGGTCCTCAAATAGTGATGATTGAAAATTACAAAACCGGGTTGATCTGGGATCTCTTTATGGGAGCTCCTGAAGTTCAAAAAGGACTTAAAAAATTAGGTTTTGAATATGAAAAGTAGGTTAAAGATTCTACTGGTTATGATGGTTGGAGTTTTTTTAATGGCTCCGTTATCATCTATTGCGCAGGAAAAAACAGATGAGTTTAAGGCCAAAAAATTTATCCGGGGAAAAGATACGCTGAACTACAGAATTCTTTATCCTGAAAATTTTTCGGAAGATAAAAATTACCCCCTGGTCTTATTTTTACACGGTGCGGGAGAAAGGGGAGATGATAATAAAGCTCAATTAGTTCATGGCTCAGAACTTTTTCTGAAAGAGGAGAACCGGCAGAAATATCCTGCAATTGTGATTTTCCCCCAATGCCCAAAAGATGATTACTTGGCGAATGTCGAGGTAGACAGAAGTGAATTTCCTTTAAAATTTGACTTTCATTTTGAGGAGGGACCTACAAAGGCAATGAGCATGGTGATGAAGCTGATGGATTCGGTTGCTGAAAAAAGCTTTATCGATAAAGACAGGATTTACCTTGGCGGTCTCTCCATGGGCGGGATGGGAACCTTTGAATTACTGGCCCGAAAACCAGAAACCTTCGCCGCCGCTATTGCTATTTGCGGTGCCGCCGATACCGAAACCGCTGAAAAATATCGAAAAAATCTCCCCATTGGCATCTTCCATGGCTTACAGGATAATGTGGTTTCTCCTAATTATTCTAAGCAAATGACCGCAGCCATCAATGAAAATGAAGGAAACGCGAGTTTACGATTGTACAAAGGAGCCAATCACAACAGCTGGGACAGGGCTTTTGCTCAATGTGATCTTTTAGACTGGTTGTTTTCTTATAGCTTAAATGAAGAAAAATTTGAAAATGAGAAGTAAAAGAATTCCATATTTCTGCCTTTTTCTTTTTATCCTGTGGGGTAACTTATCTTTTGGTCAGCAAAAAACTTATTGCAACCCTGTAAATATAGATTACGGCTATACTCCAATTCCGAATTTTTCAACCCAGGGGCGACATCGGGCAACTGCCGATCCTGTTATTGTAAATTATCATAATAAATATTTCCTGTTTTCTACGAATCAGTGGGGCTACTGGTGGAGTGACGATATGTATCATTGGAATTTTATTCCGCGGAAATTTTTGCTGCCCTACCACGACGTTTATGATGAACTTTGTGCGCCTGCTGCTTTTGTGATGAAAGATGAACTTTACCTGATTGGTTCTACCCACGGAAAAACCTTTCCTATCTGGAAAAGCGATAATCCTACCGAAGATGACTGGGAAATCGCGGTTGACTCCCTGAAAGTTGGTGCCTGGGATCCTGCCTTTTTATACGATGAAGAAAAGGAAAAACTCTTTCTTTACTGGGGTTCAAGCAATGAATATCCCATTCTCGGCACCGAGATCAATCCCCAAACCTTACAATCTGAAGGTTATGTGAAACCTTTGGTGAATTTACATCCTGAAGATCACGGCTGGGAACGTTTTGGCGAATATAACGACAATACATTTTTGCAGCCCTTCATCGAAGGAGCCTGGATGACCAAGCATAATGATAAGTATTACCTTCAATACAGTGCGCCTGGCACCGAATTTAGCGGCTATGCCGATGGTGTGTATGTAAGCGATAAACCTCTAAGTGGTTTTAAATATCAAAAGCACAATCCTTTTTCCTATAAACCGGGAGGCTTTGCGAGAGGCGCAGGCCATGGAGCAACTTATCGCGATAATTTTGGCAAATGGTGGCATGTTTCCACTGTGGTACTGGGAAATAAGAACAATTTCGAACGACGCATCGGAATCTGGCCCGCGGGCTTTGATGAAGACGACGTGCTCTACTGCAATACGGCCTATGGCGATTATCCAACCTATCTTCCGCAGGAAAATGCCAGCCATTTAAAAGGAATGTTTACCGGCTGGATGCTGTTAAACTATAATAAGCCGGTGAAGGTTTCCTCTACTTTGGGTGGTTACCATGCCAACAACGCGGTGAATGAAGATCTCAAAACCTATTGGTCAGCCGAAACCGGAAAAAAAGGGGAGTGGTTCCAAACCGATTTGGGCGAGCTTTCCACCGTGCAGGCCATTCAGGTGAATTATGCCGATCAGGACGCGGAATTCCTTGGAAAATCAATGGGTGTCTATCACCAGTATAAGATTTATTCTTCTGAAGATGGTAAGAACTGGAAAGTACTGGTTGATAAGAGCAAGAATAAAACCGATGTGCCGCATGACTATATCGAACTGAAGGATCCTGTAAAGACTCGTTTTCTTAAAATTGAAAATATCAAAATGCCCACCGGGAAGTTTGCTCTGAGCGGTTTTCGGGTCTTCGGAAGGGGAAGCGGCAAGGCCCCCAATCCTGTTGAAGACTTTGTTGTTTTGAGGGCGAGTCCTGAAAAATATGGCGAACGCCGAAGTTCCTGGTTAAAATGGAAAATGAACGACAATGCCGATGGCTATATGATCTATTTCGGAAAATCTAAAGACAAACTTTACGGAAGCATCATGGTGTACGGTAAAAACGATTATTTCTTTACCGGCATGGACCGCACCGATGCTTATTATTTCCAGATAGAGGCTTTTAATAATAATGGCATTTCCGAAAGATCTGAAATCATAAAATCTGAATAGCAAAACCAAAAATAAAATGGCGATGAGAAAAGTTTATGTATCAATATCGATGATTTTCCTCCTGGGAATATCAATATTACAGGCCCAGGAGCGTATTCCCAAGGTAGAAGAACTCCTGTCTAAAATGACCCTGGATGAAAAAATAGGACAGTTGAACCTTTTAACTCCCGGAGGTGGAGTCGCGACCGGTGAGGTGGTAAGCAAAAATGTTGAAGAGAAGATCAAAGCAGGAGAAGTTGGAGGGCTTTTCGGGGTTGCTGGTCCGGCGAAGATCAGGGTGGCGCAGGAATTTGCTGTAAACGATACACGGCTGGGAATTCCGCTTTTGATAGGATCTGATGTCATTCACGGTTACAAAACTACTTTTCCTATTCCCCTGGCATCTGCTTCGAGCTGGGATATGGAAATGATCAAACACGCGGCTGAAATTGCTGCGCAGGAAGCCACCGCCGATGGAATAAACTGGAATTTTTCCCCTATGGTCGATATCGCCCGTGATCCTCGCTGGGGACGTATCGCCGAAGGTGCCGGCGCAGATCCGTATCTCGGATCTCAGATCGCCAAAGCCATGGTGCACGGATATCAGGGAGAAGATCTTACCGATCCTGAAACAATGATCGCCACAGTAAAACATTTCGCCCTTTATGGAGCTCCCGAGGCCGGCCGCGATTACAATACGGTTGACATGAGCCGTATCAAGATGTTCAACGAATACCTGCCTCCCTACAAGGCAGCCGTTGACGCTGGTGTGGCCTCGGTGATGAGCTCTTTTAACGATGTAGAAGGCGTTCCCGCCTCTGCGAATAAATGGTTATTAACCGATGTTCTTCGTGATCGCTGGGGGTTCGACGGATTTGTGGTTTCTGATTATACTTCAGTGAACGAAATGGTCGAGCACGGTATTGGAGACCTGCAGGCGGTTTCTGCCAGAGCGATCAATGCCGGCCTGGATATGGATATGGTGGGTGAAGGTTTTCTTACCACTCTGAAGAAATCGGTTAAAGAAGGAAAAGTTTCCGAAGAAACAATTACCCAGGCAGCCAGAAGGATTCTGAAAGCAAAGTATAAACTTGGTCTTTTTGAAGATCCTTATAAATACCTGGATAAAGGAAGGCCTGATAAAGATATTCTTACAGAGGAACAT
This genomic interval carries:
- a CDS encoding glucoamylase family protein, producing MNNRIKGILILMLIIISGISCSNDKGPGYQEPYNPNPPEEGGGNETPSLTDDELLDLVQETTFSYFWDFAETNSGMARERSQNDAYGGQSPQLVTTGGSGFGIASFPAAVQRGWITRDEAITRMQKILDFLETVPTYHGAFSHWYLGNTAQTRPFSTYDDGGDLVETAFLMEGLLINRQFFDGSGENETSIRNRITALWENVEWDWYTNGDNVLYWHWSPVYDFQIHMEIKGWNEALMVYVLAASSPTHPISKEVYEQGWASNGNIVTSRSYYGINLPLGPPYGGPLFFSHYSFIGLDPRNLQDQYANYWDQNTSHTLINYNYCVENPKNYEGYGQDSWGLTASDSYEGYAAHSPTNDLGVITPTAALSSFPYTPEKSMAALRHFYEDLGNKLWGDYGFYDAFSEEHNWVSDGYLGIDQGPIIAMIENYRTQLLWNLFMADEDVQNGLDKLGFTY
- a CDS encoding glucoamylase family protein; translation: MLKKSIFSLAILSLLMSSCKDGKKDADNSKADNSEVNDSIQISDEALLDTVQKQTLKYFWDYAEPNSGMARERFHPDGNYPNNDSNIVTTGGTGFGLMGIIAGVDRGFIDRDSAIARFNKIADFLEKTPRYHGAWPHWINGETAKTRSFGSENSKDNGGDIVETSFLAEGLLVVREYFKNGNEKEQNLAKRYDELWQGIEWDWYTNGKNGIFWHWSPDYKFEKNFKLEGYNEGLITYVLAASSPNHAIDPEVYHQGWARGGNITTDTTAYGIPLILKHNTQGNKGGPLFWSHYSYMGLNPHGLSDKYANYWDLNVNHANINYKYTQENPKNFDTYSDESWGLTASYTKNKDGSIGYAAHSPDDDRGVVSPTAAVSSIPYTPEKSMRAIRYFYTDLHDLLWGPAGFYDAYSLENGEKWVAPWYLAIDQGPQIVMIENYKTGLIWDLFMGAPEVQKGLKKLGFEYEK
- a CDS encoding prolyl oligopeptidase family serine peptidase — protein: MKSRLKILLVMMVGVFLMAPLSSIAQEKTDEFKAKKFIRGKDTLNYRILYPENFSEDKNYPLVLFLHGAGERGDDNKAQLVHGSELFLKEENRQKYPAIVIFPQCPKDDYLANVEVDRSEFPLKFDFHFEEGPTKAMSMVMKLMDSVAEKSFIDKDRIYLGGLSMGGMGTFELLARKPETFAAAIAICGAADTETAEKYRKNLPIGIFHGLQDNVVSPNYSKQMTAAINENEGNASLRLYKGANHNSWDRAFAQCDLLDWLFSYSLNEEKFENEK
- a CDS encoding discoidin domain-containing protein yields the protein MRSKRIPYFCLFLFILWGNLSFGQQKTYCNPVNIDYGYTPIPNFSTQGRHRATADPVIVNYHNKYFLFSTNQWGYWWSDDMYHWNFIPRKFLLPYHDVYDELCAPAAFVMKDELYLIGSTHGKTFPIWKSDNPTEDDWEIAVDSLKVGAWDPAFLYDEEKEKLFLYWGSSNEYPILGTEINPQTLQSEGYVKPLVNLHPEDHGWERFGEYNDNTFLQPFIEGAWMTKHNDKYYLQYSAPGTEFSGYADGVYVSDKPLSGFKYQKHNPFSYKPGGFARGAGHGATYRDNFGKWWHVSTVVLGNKNNFERRIGIWPAGFDEDDVLYCNTAYGDYPTYLPQENASHLKGMFTGWMLLNYNKPVKVSSTLGGYHANNAVNEDLKTYWSAETGKKGEWFQTDLGELSTVQAIQVNYADQDAEFLGKSMGVYHQYKIYSSEDGKNWKVLVDKSKNKTDVPHDYIELKDPVKTRFLKIENIKMPTGKFALSGFRVFGRGSGKAPNPVEDFVVLRASPEKYGERRSSWLKWKMNDNADGYMIYFGKSKDKLYGSIMVYGKNDYFFTGMDRTDAYYFQIEAFNNNGISERSEIIKSE